The Vibrio tubiashii genome includes a window with the following:
- a CDS encoding ABC transporter substrate-binding protein, which produces MLGFKLMASLCLLALSVASPTLAEDKHSDTQLRVMSIDWSQTETMIALGITPVASAQQSDYNDWVRSPKIPAETVDVGLRTQPNLERLSELELDTIFLSPRFSSLETQLSRIAPVKILGLYKVGEVNWDAVTDFTRRMAKQVKAESQAEQLIADSEQELNTLKGKLPAELAPVLLVQFMDTKHVRVFGENSIYKVALNQLGIQNAWDKETNAWGFNLTGIDKLQGIAGQIVVIEPLPAGVKEHLAQDQYWQYLVKQTGYPSLLVEPTWSFGGLPSALRFANLITAALTEEETQ; this is translated from the coding sequence GGAAGATAAGCATTCAGATACCCAGTTGCGCGTTATGTCGATTGACTGGTCTCAAACGGAAACCATGATTGCTCTAGGTATCACGCCAGTTGCGTCTGCACAGCAATCTGATTACAACGATTGGGTCAGAAGCCCTAAGATTCCTGCTGAAACGGTCGATGTAGGCCTGAGAACTCAGCCTAATCTTGAAAGGCTTTCAGAATTAGAGCTAGACACAATTTTCCTTTCTCCGAGATTCTCTTCTCTCGAAACTCAACTTTCTCGCATTGCACCAGTAAAAATTCTTGGCTTATACAAGGTCGGAGAGGTGAACTGGGATGCCGTAACCGACTTTACTCGTCGTATGGCAAAACAAGTGAAGGCAGAGAGCCAAGCCGAACAGTTGATCGCCGATAGTGAGCAAGAGTTAAATACACTTAAGGGTAAACTACCCGCTGAGCTTGCTCCGGTGTTACTTGTTCAGTTTATGGATACCAAACATGTACGCGTGTTTGGAGAGAACAGCATTTACAAAGTGGCGTTGAATCAACTTGGCATTCAAAACGCTTGGGACAAAGAAACCAATGCGTGGGGCTTCAATTTAACGGGCATTGATAAGTTACAGGGTATCGCAGGGCAGATTGTGGTTATCGAGCCGTTGCCTGCAGGCGTTAAAGAGCATCTAGCACAAGATCAATACTGGCAATATTTGGTTAAGCAAACCGGTTACCCTTCATTATTGGTAGAGCCGACTTGGAGCTTTGGCGGTTTACCTTCAGCGCTTCGCTTTGCCAATCTGATAACCGCAGCATTGACTGAAGAGGAAACACAATGA
- the fhuB gene encoding Fe(3+)-hydroxamate ABC transporter permease FhuB, with protein MRILSLSLVAILAAFMLTIVGFQLNASGNFSAGISSLFQADWMSPESVKLHLTWWPRFFTTLISGAALAAAGVLMQQVLRNPLASPSTLGVASGASFALMLATLYAPWLLTFSKSLIALVGGVGTMALVFALSWRRALSPTVVVVSGLVINLYFGAVSTVLLMMNQDKLAGLMIWGAGSLVQTGWADIAYLAPRLALVIGISFLFVKPLTLLELSEEGAKSLGVSLAKLRVICLGLAVLLTSWVVAKVGVIGFVGLAAPAITRATGVHRLVPKLIVSMLLGGLLLTLTDLLIQQLPGIAAMIIPTGAATAALGAPLLLWLLPRLSMRSQTQTQTVMTRHSAQVKSLNRNAIALVAILLPIALFVFSTTSIQSTGWQWLVSSGEWNLLEWRWTRLVAAALAGVMLACAGTVIQRLSGNPMASPEVIGISSGTALGLIIAMFSGIGVSLIGLYIGGLLGALASLSVIVLLNRKSGFQPERVLLTGVAITALMNAVQSFVLAGGDPRSYQVLAWLSGSTYYVTEATLIPLAVAAIVLVGLSFVTARWLDVLPLGEASSRALGVKVGQARGLLLLLVALLTVSATLVVGPLSFIGLMAPHLARLFGFSRAREHLICSALVGMGLMLLADWLGRQMLYPQEIPAGLVASLIGGMYLMWGLRRL; from the coding sequence ATGAGAATTCTGTCCCTAAGTCTTGTTGCGATACTTGCGGCATTTATGCTGACAATCGTTGGATTCCAATTAAACGCATCAGGCAATTTTTCTGCGGGTATTAGCAGTTTGTTTCAAGCGGATTGGATGTCGCCAGAATCCGTTAAGCTTCACCTAACCTGGTGGCCTAGATTCTTTACTACATTAATTTCTGGCGCTGCATTAGCCGCGGCTGGGGTTTTGATGCAACAGGTACTGCGCAACCCACTTGCCTCTCCTTCAACGTTAGGCGTTGCGAGTGGCGCAAGTTTTGCGCTGATGCTGGCAACCTTGTATGCCCCATGGTTGCTGACTTTTTCCAAGTCTCTTATCGCACTGGTTGGTGGTGTCGGTACGATGGCCTTGGTGTTTGCACTATCTTGGCGTCGTGCTTTATCGCCCACCGTCGTCGTTGTTTCAGGCCTAGTCATCAATCTCTATTTTGGAGCGGTTAGTACCGTTCTTCTGATGATGAACCAAGACAAGCTAGCGGGTTTAATGATTTGGGGGGCGGGGTCGCTTGTCCAGACTGGATGGGCAGATATCGCCTACCTTGCGCCAAGATTAGCGTTGGTGATCGGCATCTCTTTCTTATTCGTTAAGCCGTTAACTCTTTTGGAGCTATCTGAAGAGGGCGCTAAGAGTCTAGGTGTTTCCTTGGCGAAATTGCGGGTTATTTGTCTTGGCTTAGCTGTACTACTCACTTCTTGGGTGGTCGCAAAGGTTGGTGTAATAGGTTTTGTTGGATTGGCGGCACCGGCTATTACTCGTGCAACCGGTGTCCATCGCTTAGTACCCAAACTTATCGTTTCTATGCTGCTAGGTGGTTTACTACTGACATTAACCGATTTACTTATTCAGCAGCTTCCGGGCATCGCCGCAATGATTATTCCGACTGGTGCAGCCACAGCAGCACTTGGTGCCCCTTTATTGCTTTGGCTGTTGCCTAGGTTATCAATGCGCAGTCAAACCCAGACGCAAACAGTGATGACGCGCCATAGTGCGCAAGTAAAATCACTTAATCGTAATGCGATTGCCTTGGTCGCGATTCTACTGCCGATCGCTTTGTTTGTTTTTAGTACCACTTCGATTCAGAGTACAGGTTGGCAATGGTTAGTCTCCTCTGGTGAGTGGAACTTATTAGAATGGCGATGGACGAGATTAGTCGCTGCAGCGTTAGCTGGGGTTATGCTGGCTTGCGCGGGAACGGTAATCCAAAGGTTAAGCGGTAACCCAATGGCAAGTCCTGAAGTGATAGGTATCAGTTCTGGTACGGCTTTGGGATTAATCATCGCAATGTTCTCTGGTATTGGCGTGAGCTTAATCGGGCTGTACATAGGTGGTTTGTTAGGCGCTTTGGCCTCTCTGTCTGTGATTGTTTTGCTTAACCGCAAGTCGGGCTTTCAGCCTGAGCGTGTTTTGCTGACAGGTGTTGCTATTACTGCGCTTATGAATGCCGTGCAAAGCTTTGTTTTGGCGGGGGGAGATCCTCGCAGCTATCAAGTATTAGCGTGGCTTTCTGGCTCAACCTATTACGTTACTGAAGCAACACTTATTCCATTGGCTGTCGCCGCTATTGTGCTAGTCGGATTGAGTTTTGTCACTGCTCGATGGTTAGATGTTCTCCCACTGGGTGAGGCTAGTTCACGTGCGCTCGGAGTTAAGGTAGGGCAGGCAAGAGGCTTATTATTACTGCTTGTTGCCTTATTGACAGTGAGTGCGACTTTGGTGGTTGGCCCTCTGAGTTTCATTGGCTTGATGGCTCCTCATTTAGCGCGTCTGTTCGGGTTTAGTCGAGCCCGTGAACATCTTATCTGTTCGGCACTTGTCGGCATGGGCTTAATGCTACTTGCGGATTGGCTAGGTCGTCAGATGTTATATCCACAAGAAATTCCCGCAGGCTTAGTGGCATCGCTGATTGGTGGTATGTACCTGATGTGGGGACTTCGTAGACTCTAA
- a CDS encoding TonB-dependent siderophore receptor encodes MKPQFMLSPACLAVTLALSVGVANAAEDETVVVVGQQHESSVGPDFSYLGQKSRTATKTDLAIHETPRAVSVVTREQMDDRASISISDALQYTPGIQTNHYGDDNKQDWFVVRGFAQAGTGLYQDGTRLYSAGFYSWQIDPFGLERVEILRGPASVLYGQNPPGGLINTVSKRPQFDGGSGQVALEYGSFDRKQISLDVNREINEDVAFRLVAMGRKNGTKVDNVDAERILIAPSLAWNISDKTNITLLTSYQKDDSKPYLQFLPVEGTLTPNKNGQIPDNLAIGNPDWEKFEREQLSVGYEFEHQFNDSLSFGQSTRYSRMDIDLRQMYFSMYAADAPTIQTQMGPVNLGQVLDPTSSRQTIVRNATTDKGHSDAFNIDNRLVYKFRTGAVQHKLLTGIDYQQIKIDSQDYSADPTVADGNGTTALGTADPTFNMFNPTYTNNVVLLHPKTLQPLTDADLETTITKNRQVGFYLQDQMRVNDWVVQAGVRYDDTSNEQRNQTTGTAYEADYQEWTSSAGVAYVMSNGFTPYANYAQSFEPQIRSVTNQPAKPERGESFEIGLKYQPRSFDGYFNLSVYDAAKTDVVQVDGSDIKQVGEIRNRGIELEAVANVTQSLTLIGNITHLDSEIKDDKDKSLVGKTPQQVADTLASAWAKYQFFGGALNGLSVGGGVRYTGDTYAGNDNSKKVSAYTLYDATVSYRFQDYKFQVAAKNIFDKQYISTCTSNHWCYYGDRRNVIASLSYDW; translated from the coding sequence ATGAAGCCGCAGTTTATGCTGAGCCCAGCTTGCTTAGCAGTCACGCTTGCCTTGTCTGTTGGAGTCGCTAATGCAGCGGAAGACGAAACGGTAGTGGTTGTTGGTCAGCAACATGAAAGCTCGGTAGGGCCCGATTTCAGTTATCTAGGACAAAAGAGTCGTACCGCGACCAAAACAGATTTAGCTATTCATGAAACACCTCGCGCAGTTTCTGTTGTCACACGAGAGCAAATGGATGACCGAGCGTCTATCAGTATCTCGGATGCACTTCAGTACACTCCAGGTATTCAAACTAACCATTACGGTGATGACAACAAACAAGATTGGTTTGTTGTGCGAGGTTTCGCCCAAGCGGGGACGGGTCTTTATCAAGATGGTACACGCCTTTACTCTGCTGGCTTTTACAGTTGGCAAATTGACCCGTTTGGTTTAGAGCGAGTTGAAATTCTGCGTGGCCCAGCCTCAGTACTCTATGGACAAAACCCACCAGGCGGTTTGATCAATACGGTAAGTAAACGCCCGCAGTTTGACGGTGGCTCTGGTCAGGTCGCGTTAGAGTATGGCTCGTTTGATAGAAAGCAAATTAGCCTAGATGTAAACCGAGAGATCAATGAAGACGTTGCGTTTCGCTTGGTTGCCATGGGACGTAAGAACGGTACAAAAGTCGACAATGTTGATGCAGAGCGCATTTTAATTGCCCCTTCTTTAGCATGGAACATTAGCGACAAGACGAACATTACCTTGTTAACCAGTTATCAGAAAGATGATTCAAAGCCGTATTTGCAATTCTTGCCTGTTGAAGGCACGTTGACGCCTAATAAAAATGGTCAGATTCCTGATAATTTAGCTATCGGCAATCCGGATTGGGAAAAATTTGAACGTGAACAACTCTCAGTGGGCTATGAGTTTGAACATCAATTCAATGACTCTTTAAGCTTTGGTCAATCAACGCGCTATAGCCGTATGGATATTGATTTACGCCAGATGTACTTCTCAATGTATGCTGCTGATGCGCCTACCATACAAACTCAGATGGGTCCGGTTAACTTAGGGCAAGTCTTAGATCCAACAAGCTCGCGACAAACGATTGTGAGAAATGCGACGACGGATAAAGGTCACTCAGATGCGTTCAATATTGATAACCGTCTTGTGTATAAATTCCGTACGGGCGCCGTGCAACACAAGCTCTTAACAGGTATCGATTACCAACAAATCAAGATTGATAGCCAAGATTATTCAGCTGATCCGACTGTAGCTGATGGAAATGGCACAACGGCTTTAGGTACCGCGGATCCGACGTTCAACATGTTTAATCCGACGTACACAAATAACGTAGTACTGCTGCATCCGAAAACACTCCAGCCGTTAACGGATGCTGATCTAGAAACGACGATTACCAAAAACCGTCAAGTTGGTTTTTATCTGCAAGATCAAATGCGAGTTAATGATTGGGTCGTGCAAGCCGGCGTGCGTTACGATGATACATCTAATGAGCAACGTAACCAGACAACTGGTACAGCGTATGAAGCTGATTACCAAGAATGGACTTCAAGTGCTGGTGTCGCGTATGTCATGAGCAATGGCTTTACGCCTTATGCTAACTACGCGCAATCTTTTGAACCACAAATCCGTTCTGTAACCAATCAACCAGCGAAGCCAGAGCGTGGGGAGTCGTTTGAAATTGGTTTGAAGTATCAGCCTAGAAGCTTTGATGGTTACTTTAATCTGTCTGTTTATGACGCCGCTAAGACGGATGTGGTTCAAGTCGATGGTTCAGATATTAAGCAAGTGGGTGAGATCCGTAACCGAGGTATTGAACTTGAAGCCGTTGCCAATGTCACTCAATCTCTAACTCTGATCGGTAACATCACTCATCTTGATTCTGAAATCAAAGATGACAAAGACAAGTCGCTTGTTGGTAAAACGCCGCAGCAAGTAGCGGACACGCTAGCCTCGGCTTGGGCTAAGTACCAGTTCTTTGGTGGCGCCCTTAACGGTCTAAGTGTTGGCGGTGGTGTTCGTTATACAGGTGATACTTATGCGGGCAACGACAATAGCAAAAAAGTCTCCGCTTATACGCTTTATGATGCGACGGTGAGTTACCGTTTCCAAGACTATAAGTTCCAAGTGGCAGCGAAAAACATCTTTGACAAACAGTACATCTCAACATGTACAAGCAATCACTGGTGCTACTATGGCGATCGCCGCAACGTTATTGCTAGCTTAAGTTACGATTGGTAA